Below is a genomic region from Fusobacterium canifelinum.
TCTATCTGGATTTATCCAATAGTTCATATTGAAAACTGTCACTTCATCACCAGAAAATAAATTTCCACTATACTGATAAATTTCAACATCTTCCTTTATTCTTCTAAAAATACAAAGTGACTGATAATTTTCAAGTTCAATAAAGCGGCTGGAATTTGTTGAAACTACCGCTATAAGTCCTAATTTCGTATTTTGTAGAAGTGCATCATAACAAGCTCTTTCCTGTTGAGGATTTAAGTAAAATTCAGGTTCTTCCCATAGCAAAATTGAATTTTCCCAAAAAGTATGTGATTTTTCTTTTTTAATGATTTCTTGAAGAAATTCAATAAAAATATGTCTATAATAACCAAAACTCATTTTTTTATTTATTGAATTTTTAAATTTTTTGTAATGTTTATAATATTTTTTTAAATTTTCTTTTTGAAATAATTTTTCAACTAGATAATTTAAATAACTTACTTTCATAAAAGCTGGAACATAAAAAATAGAAACTTCAGAAACTTGTTTTTTATAATCTTTTTCCTCTATCTCTTCCCAACTTCTATTATCTTTTTCGTGTTTTGAAATATGATTTTTAATAAAGTATCTTGTACTTTGATAGGGATTATTTAAAATTCTTAATTGATAAATATGTCCTTTTTCTCCTTTTAGAGTTCCTATGATTTCTAAAGGTAGATTAGGATTTCTTATATCCCCATCATGTAAATTCCTTGCTTGAAAGAAATAAAGTAGTGCCTTCATAAATGAAGATTTACCAGTACTAGATGCTCCTATAAACACTAGAAAATCTTTACATTCTAAACTCACATCGGAAAAGGTTTGCCAATTTTTAATTTGAACTTTTAATAATTGCATAGTTCCTCCTAGAATTAATTATATTCTATACATAAAGTATAAATAAAAATATAATTAAATTCAAGTTTTTTATAAATAGATTCTATTATATTTATAAAAAAAATAAAATATAATGTGGATACATAAGGATAGTTCATTACTGTCCAGATTTATTAATTAACTACTTGATGCCTCTAATATTTCCTAAACTCCAAAATACTTTTTTAACATTAGGGAGCATCATAGTAGTTTCATTAAAAAGTTATTCAAATATTTTTTAAGAAAAATTTGGAATGTAACTTACCTATCTTTAAAATATTAAGAAATATAAAAAATAGGAGTATAAGAAATGTTAAATACAGAATTATTTGTCGGAGCAGTTTATGTTGCAGGTCTACTTTCTTTCTTTTCACCTTGTATATTTCCATTACTTCCAGTTTACATTGGAATGTTAAGTACAAGTGGTAAGAAATCTATCATAAAAACATTGGTATTTGTAATTGGACTTTCCACAAGTTTTGTTTTACTTGGGTTTGGAGCTGGAAGTATAGGTTCATTTTTGATAAGTAAAACATTTAGAATAATTAGTGGAGTAATAGTTATAATATTTGGAATTATTCAAATGGAAATTGTCAAAATACCATTTTTGGAAAGAACAAAGCTTGTGGATATAAAAGGAAAAGAAGATGATAGTATTTGGGGAGCATTTTTACTAGGTTTCACTTTTAGTTTAGGATGGACACCTTGTGTTGGTCCAATACTTGCTTCAATTCTTTTTATCTCAAGTGGAGGAGGAAATCCTTACTATGGAGCACTTATGATGTTTATCTATGTTTTAGGTTTAGCAACACCTTTTGTCATTCTATCTTTATCTTCAAAGTATGTATTGACAAAAGTTTCAACAATAAAAAAACATTTAGGTATTATGAAAAAAATTGGAGGTTTACTAATAATTATTATGGGAATTTTACTTCTTACTGATAAATTAAGTATATTTTTATAAGATTATTTAAGGTTAAAATGAGGTTGTTACAAATTAGTAAATGAAGTAAAAAAAGTTCATTAGATCAATTTGTAATAAACCCTTTAATATAAATTAAAATTATTTAAGGAGGTTTTAGCAGATGAAAGTGCTAAAAAAATTGTTTTTAGGAATTATGATGTTACTAATGGGAACAGTAGCTTTTGGGGCAGAGATGGATTTGTCAAAAGTTACCTTAAAAGATGTGAATGGAATGAGCTATTCTTTTGGAAAAGATGGAAAACCAACTTATGTTAAGTTTTGGGCTTCTTGGTGTCCAATTTGTCTTTCTGGATTAGAAGATATAGATAATCTTAGCAAAGAAAAGAAAGAATTTGAAGTTGTTACTGTAGTTTCTCCTGGGCTAGTTGGGGAAAAGAAAACAGAAGATTTTAAAAAATGGTATAAATCTTTGGAGTATAAGAATATAAAAGTTTTATTAGATGAAAAAGGAGAATTATCAAAGATGTTAAATGTTCGTGTTTATCCAACTTCTGTTGTTGTAAATAAAGCTGGGAAAGCTGAAAAAGTCCTTCCAGGTCATTTAGAAAAAGCAGAAATAAAAAAATTATTTTCTTCTAAAATGATGATGGATGACAAAGGAATGAAAGACACTATGATGAAAGATAATCATATGATGAACGATGGAAAGATGAAAGATGATAAAATGAGTATGGAAAAAAAAACATCAATGTAAAACATGTTAATAAAAATATTCGTGAAATATATTTAGCAGGAGGCTGTTTTTGGGGTGTAGAAGCATATATGGAAAAAATCTATGGTGTAATAGATGCAACTTCTGGATATGCAAATGGAAAAACTAAAAATCCTAAATATCAAGATTTACATACTTCAGGACATGCTGAAACAGTCCATGTTAGATATGATGCAAGTAAGGTCAGTCTTTCAACTTTATTAAAGTATTATTTTAAAATTATTGATCCAACAAGTGTAAATAAACAAGGAAATGACAGAGGTTCACAATATAGAACAGGAATTTATTATGTAAATCAAAATGATAAATCTGTTATTCAAGATGAAATAAAAGAACAACAAAAAAAATATTCTCAAAAAATTGTAGTGGAAGTTTTACCTTTAAAAGAATATTATTTAGCAGAAGAATATCATCAAGATTATTTGAAAAAAAATCCTAATGGTTATTGTCATATTGATTTATCAAAAGCAGATGATATAATAGTGGATGAAAAAAAATATCCAAAATTATCTGAAAAAGAATTAAAAATGAAATTAAATTCAAAACAATATGAAGTAACACAAAATGGGGATACAGAAAGAGCATTTCAAAATGATTATTGGGATTTTTTCGACAAAGGGATTTATGTTGATATAACAACAGGAGAACCATTATTTTCTTCAACTGACAAATATGCTTCTCAATGTGGATGGCCTAGTTTTGTAAAACCTATTGTTCCAGAAGTTGTAACTTACCATAATGACACTAGTTTCAATATGATAAGAACAGAAGTAAGAAGCAGAAGTGGAAAAGCACATTTAGGACATGTATTTGATGATGGACCAAAAGATAGAGGGGGAAAAAGATATTGTATTAATAGTGCAGCAATACAATTTATTCCTTATGCAGAAATAGAAGCAAAAGGTTATGGATATTTATTACCACTTGTAAAATAAAAGTAAAAAAGAATTAAAAGGAGAAAGATTGTGTATAAGTTAATGATTGCAGATGATGAACCTTTAATTAGGAGGGGTATAAAACAACTAATAGATTTATCTTCTTTACAAATTGGAGAAATTCATGAGGCTTCAACGGGAGAAGAGGCATTAAAAGTATTTGAGGAGTTTAAACCAGAAATTGTTTTAATGGATATTAATATGCCAAAAATTGACGGATTATCGGTTGCAAAAAAGATAAAATCAATAAATCCTGATACAAAAATAGCAATCATTACAGGATATAATTATTTTGATTATGCACAAACAGCTATTAAAATTGGAGTAGAAGATTATATTTTAAAGCCAATTTCAAAGTCAGATGTTTCAGAGATTATTGTAAAATTAGTTAGTTCCTTGCAAAAGGAAAGAAAAGATAAGGAAATTGAAAAAGTATTAGAAAAAATAACAACAGTAGATACACAAGATAACATTGTAAAAAATAATTATAAAGAATTAATACAAAATATTATTGAAGAAAGCTATACTGATAGTCAATTTACCTTATCTGTTCTCTCTGAAAAATTAGATTTAAGTTCAGGATATTTAAGTATTATGTTTAAGAAAAATTTTGGAATTCCATTTCAAGATTATCTTTTACAAAAGAGAATGGAAAAGGCAAAATTATTACTTTTAACAACTGAACTAAAAAATTATGAAATAGCTGAACAAGTTGGTTTTGAAGATGTAAATTACTTTATAACAAAATTTAAAAAATATTATCAAATTACTCCAAAACAATATAGAGAAACGGTGTTAAAAAATGAAAATGAATAATAAACCATTAAACATAAAGATAGGATTTTATTTTTTAATTACCAATTTAGTTCTAGTTTTACTTTTAGGAAGTATATTTTATTTCAGTTCAAGTAGTCTTTTAATACAGAAAGAAATTTCAGCTAAGACAGAAGCTATTGAAAAAAGTGGGAATTATATTGAGTTGTATATGAACAAATTAACAACATTAAGTCAGGTAATTTCACATGATAAAGGAGTATATGACTATCTAAAAAATAAAGATGAAAGTGAAAAAAATAGAATTTTAAATATGATAGATAATACACTTTCCACAGATCCTTATATAAAATCTATTATTTTGATAAGAAAAGATGGAGCAGTTATTTCTAATGAAAAAAATGTAAATATGGAAGTTTCTAGTGATATGATGAAAGAGGAATGGTATGTAAATTCTTTAATGAACCCTATGCCTGTATTAAATCCACTTAGAAAACAAAATTTCTCACTTGATGGAATGGACGATTGGGTTATTTCCGTCAGTAGAGAAATTGCAGATACTAATGGAGAAAATTTAGGTGTATTGTTGATAGATGTAAAATACCAAGCACTTCATGAGTATCTTCAAAATCAAGAAACTGGAAAGAACAGTGATATTGTTATTTTAGATGAGGACGATAGAATAGTTTACTATAAAGAAATCCCTTATGATATCTCTCAAGAAAAATATCTAAAAAATTTAAAAAATATTGAAGAGGGATATAACAGAAAAGAAAATACAGTTACAGTAAAATATCCTATTAAAAATACTCATTGGACATTGATTGAAATTTCTTATATGCAAGAAATTGAGAGTTTAAAAAATCATTTTTTTGAAATGATAGTTATAAGTTGTTTAGCTTCTCTTTTAATTACAGTTTTAATAAGTATCAGTGTATTGAGAAGAATTACAAAACCAATTAAAGAGTTAGAGCAACATATGAATAATTTTAATAATGATTTATCAAAAATAAATTTAAAAGGTGATGTAAGTATTGAAATTTTAAGTTTACAAAACCATTTTAATGAAATGATAGATAAGATTAAATATTTAAGAGAATATGAAATTAATGCACTTTACAGTCAAATTAATCCACATTTTTTATATAATACTTTGGATACTATAATTTGGATGGCAGAATTTCAGGATACTGAAAAAGTTATTTCTATTACGAAGGCTCTGTCTAACTTTTTTAGAATTTCTTTAAGTAATGGGAAAGAAAAAATTCCTTTAAAGGAAGAAATAAATCATATAAAAGAATATCTATATATACAAAAGCAAAGATATGAAGATAAATTAGAATATAAAATTTTAATACAAGAGGAATTAGAAAACATAGAGGTACCTAAGATTATATTGCAACCTTTTGTAGAAAATGCAATTTATCATGGTATTAAAAATTTAGATACAACAGGAATAATTTCTATATATTCTCAAATAGTAGAGAATAAGATAGAATTAATAATAGAGGATAATGGTATTGGATTTGAAGCAGCTAAAAAACAAGCACTTATGAAAATGGGTGGTGTTGGAATTAAAAATGTAAATAAGAGAATTCAGTATTATTATGGAGAAGAATATGGAGCAAAAATGGATAGTTCCTTTAAAACAGGAGCTAGAATCATAATAACCCTACCTTATAAATAGAATTGTTAAATGAAGAACTTGGTTTTGAACTAGGTTCTTTATTTTTTATAAGAAAATGAAAATATTGATTAAACACTAAAAATAAGATACAATAAAATATATTGTAGGAGGGTAAATAATGACAATAGAAGAAATGAAAAATCTAATTCAAAATGGTGAAAAAATAGATGTTGAATTTAAAGAGTCAAAAGAGGCTTTAATCAAAGATATATTTGATTCTGTATGTTCTTTCAATAATAGAAATGGAGGACATATTTTTCTTGGTGTTAGTGATAAAAAGGAAATAATTGGAGTAAATAAAAATAAAATTGATAAAATTATTAAAGAGTTTACAACTTCAATTAATAATCCACAAAAAATATATCCTCCACTATATTTAGTGCCACTTGTTGTTGAAATAGATGAAAAAATTATTGTCTATATAAGAGTACCTAAGGGTTACCAAGTATGTAGACATAATGGGAAAATATGGGATAGATCTTATGAAGGAGATATAAATATTACAGATAATTCAGAGCTTGTTTATAAGATGTATGCAAGAAAACAAAGTAGTTATTTTGTGAATAAAGTTTATCCTAATTTAAAAATAGATTTTTTAGATATAAATATTATTGAAAAAGTAAGAAAAATGGCAATTTTAAGAAATCAAAATCATACTTGGAAAAACTTAAATGATGAGGAATTACTTAGAAGTGCTAACTTAATTTTGATTGACCCTGAAACAAATAAAGAAGGAATTACATTAGCAGCGATTCTCTTATTTGGAAAGGATAATTCTATTATGTCTGTACTCCCACAACATAAAACAGATGCTATATTTAGAGTGGAAAATAAAGATAGATATGATGATAGAGATGTTATTATTACAAATTTGATTGATAGTTATGATAGATTAATCAGTTTTGGTCAAAAGCACTTAAATGATTTATTTGTACTAGATGGTATTATAAATGTGAATGCAAGAGATAGAATTTTAAGAGAAATTATATCAAATACATTAGCTCATAGAGATTATTCAAGTGGATTCCCTGCCAAGATGATTATTGATGATGAAAAAATAATCATTGAAAATAGTAATTTGGCTCATGGTATAGGAGAATTAGATTTACAAAAATTTGAACCTTTTCCTAAAAATCCACCAATATCTAAAGTTTTTAGAGAAATAGGTCTTGCTGATGAACTTGGTTCTGGTATGAGGAATACATATAAATATACTCAGCTATATTCAGGTATGAAGCCAATATTTGAAGAGGGAAATATATTTAGGACAATTATTCCTCTTAAAGAAATTGCAACTGAAAAAGTTGGTGGAGAAAATGTCCCTCGAAATGTCCCTCGAAATGTCTCTCGAAATGTCCCTCAAAAATCAATAGAGGAAATGAAGGAAATAATGAAAGAAATAATAAAGAAAAATAATAGAGTAAGTCGTAAATATTTAGCTGAAATATTAGGAGTAAGTGAAAAGACTATTACAAGATATATAAAAGAAATCCCTAATTTATTCTATATTGGAAAAGGAAAAAATGGATATTGGAAATTAGATGAGGAATAAAAGAAAATTTATAACATTGAGTAAAGAACTTAGTTTTAAACTGGGTTCTTTATTTTTTATAAAATACATAAATTTGTAATTGACATCATAGTGCAATACGCATTATAATAAACTAAATATTTTATTATAAAATTTTTTTATATTAGGAGGTTTTGAGTGAGAAATAAAAAGTTAGGTATTATAGGAATTTTTGTTTTATGTTTACTTTTTTTAGTTGCTTGCAATAAAGAAAAAGAAAAAATGGCAAAGCCAGAAGAAAAGGAAGTAGTTCTTAGATTAGAGGGAGGAGATTTTGGCTATCCAAATCCATTTAGACATCAAAATAGAGGACCAGGATTTTTCAAAATGGAGTTAATTTATGATTCATTATTAGAAAAAGATGAGAATGGATTAATTCCTTGGCTAGCAAAAGAATGGGAAGTAAGTGAAGATGGAAAAACTTTTACATTTACTTTGGTAGATGGTGCAAAATGGCATGATGGAAAAGATTTAACAGCAGAAGATGTAGCTTTTACTGTGGAATATTTTAAAAAACATTCACCAGTAAGAGGAGGGCTTATGTTAAATGGAGAGTATTTAATGGATACAGTTTCTGTTGATGGAAATAAAGTTATAATTCACACAGTGGATTATACACCAGTAGCACTCGAAAAAATTGGTGGTATGAGAATAATTCCAAAACATATTTGGGAGAAAGTAGATGACCCAGAAAAATTTTCAGGAGAAGGAGATATTGTAGGTTCAGGACCATATAAATTAGTGGCATATAATTCAGAACAAGGTTCATATAAAATGGAAAAGAATAATGAATTTTGGGGATTAGAACCAGCTGCAACAGCAATAGAATGGATACCAGTCAGTGATAAAGTTTTAGCATTTCAAAATGGAGAAATTGATATTACAATAATTCCTGTTGATTTATTGAAAAATTTTGAAAATAACAAAGAATTTAAAATTGTTAAAAATTTTGGTTTACATAATTATAGATTGTATTTTAATTTTGATAAAGTTCCAGTTTTACAAGATAAAGATATAAGACAAGCAATTGCTTATGCTATTGATAGAAAAGAATTAATTGATAAATTGGAAAGAGGCTCAGGTTTAGAGGGAAGTCAAGGCTACTTACCACCAACTCATCCAATGTATAATAAAAATCTTCCAACTTATTCTTATAATGTAGAAAAAGCAAAAGAGCTTATGAAAGGTAAAACTTTTGAAGTGGAACTATTGGTAGGAAATAGTCCTAAGGAAGTAAAAATGGCAGAACTTATAAAAATAAGACTAGAAGAAATTGGAATTTTAGTAAAAGTAGTAAGTATTGATAGTAAAGCAAGAGATAGCAAAGTAAGAGATAAAGATTATCAAATGGCAATTATGAAGTATGGAGGAATGGGAGCAGATCCAGATATGTTAAGAGAAATATATTCATCTAAATCAAAAAAAGGAGAATTAGCAGGCTATCATAATGAGGTCTTAGATGAATTATTATCTCAACAATCAACAGAAAGAGATGTTGAAAAAAGAAAAGAATTGATATACAAAATTCAAGAAGTTTTAGCAGAAGAAATTCCAATGCTTTTATTATATGGAGAAGTTGAAAATACAGTTTACAGACCAGAAAAATATGATTATTGGACAACTAGATATGACCATACTAAACTAGATCATCCTAAATTATCATATGTAATAAGACCAAAGAAATGAAAAAGAAATATATAGTTTTATTTTTTATATTATTAACAATACATTTTATACTGCCTCGTATAATGAAAGCTGACCCTTTTGTATTTTTATCTTCAGATGGGACAGAGGTTGCAAGTTATACAGAAGAAGAAATTTTAAAATATAAACAATATTATGGTTTAGATATGCCATTATGGAGGCAGTATTTGAATTATCTTTTAGGTATTTTTACAGGAAATTTAGGATATAGCATTTACTTTAAAGAAAAAGTAATAACTTTAATATTTAGTCGTTTAGTATGGACAGCAGGAATAGTAGTTTTTTCATTATGTATTAGTTCAGTTTTTGGCTTATTTTTGGGAAGTTTTTCTGCATGGAATTATCAAAGAAAAATAGATACAATCCTTTATCAAGGAATGGTTATCATATCTGAAATTCCAAGTTTTTTGATTGCAAATATGATATTGATGTTTTTTATCATAAAATGGAAAATTTTACCAACAGCTGGGGGAATAACTCCATTTATAAAAATTGAATTTTCTTGGAGTTTTATTTTAGATATTATAAAACATGCAATTTTACCAAGTTTAACCTTAACTTTTTTAAGACTTCCAGATTTTTATTTTATCAGCAGAAGTGCTATGCTTCAACAAATTCAAAAAAAATATGTGGAAACGGCTCAAGCAAAATCATTGGGAGATATTTATATCTTGATGAGGCATTGTTTACCTAATGCAATAAATCCGATAATGACTAGATTTTTACTTAGTATACAGACAATGTTTAATGCAACATTGATAGTAGAAAATGTGTTTAAATATCCAGGAATTGGTAAATTAATAAGAGATGCTGTTTTTTATAGAGATTATTTATTATTACAGGGAATTTTTTTAGTTATCACAATTTTTATTTTAAGTATAAGCCTTTTAGGTGAAAATTTTTATCAAGCAATAGAAAAGAGGAAAGAATTATGAGGATAAAGGAAATAAATTTAAAATTATCTTATATTTTTTTGTTTCTTATACTAATTCTTGCAATTCTTCCCTATTTTTCTTTTTTAAAATCTGGAACAGTACCTAGTGGAGCAGCATTAGTACCTCCCTCTAAGGAACATTGGTTTGGAACAGATGATTTAGGAATAGATATTTTTTCTGAAATTTGCTATGGGGCAAAAAGCACTATTATTTTATCTTGTTTAAGTGCTTTATTTGCAGCTGTTGGTGGAAGTATTATAGGAATGGTAGCAGGATATTTTGGAGATATTTTTGATGAAATTCTCTTAGGAATAATAGATTTTTTTATCAGTGTTCCTGATTTACTTCTTATGGTAGTCTTAGGAACTTTTTTAGGTCCAAGTTTAAAAAATATTATTCTTTCCATAGTTTTAGTTTCGTGGATTATGCCAGCTAAAATCACAAGAAGCCAAATTTTAAGAATGAAGCAAGAAAATTATGTAAAAATAGCAAAAATTTATGGTGCAGGTTTTATTCATCTTTTTTTATGGCACTTTTGGAAACCATTTTTTTCTATTATTATGATGAGTGTAATAAAACTTATGAATAGAGCTATTTTAGCAGAAGCTGCCTTGTCATATTTAGGATTAGGGGATCCATTATCTAAAAGTTGGGGAATGATTATAACAAGAGCTATG
It encodes:
- a CDS encoding ABC transporter substrate-binding protein, with the translated sequence MRNKKLGIIGIFVLCLLFLVACNKEKEKMAKPEEKEVVLRLEGGDFGYPNPFRHQNRGPGFFKMELIYDSLLEKDENGLIPWLAKEWEVSEDGKTFTFTLVDGAKWHDGKDLTAEDVAFTVEYFKKHSPVRGGLMLNGEYLMDTVSVDGNKVIIHTVDYTPVALEKIGGMRIIPKHIWEKVDDPEKFSGEGDIVGSGPYKLVAYNSEQGSYKMEKNNEFWGLEPAATAIEWIPVSDKVLAFQNGEIDITIIPVDLLKNFENNKEFKIVKNFGLHNYRLYFNFDKVPVLQDKDIRQAIAYAIDRKELIDKLERGSGLEGSQGYLPPTHPMYNKNLPTYSYNVEKAKELMKGKTFEVELLVGNSPKEVKMAELIKIRLEEIGILVKVVSIDSKARDSKVRDKDYQMAIMKYGGMGADPDMLREIYSSKSKKGELAGYHNEVLDELLSQQSTERDVEKRKELIYKIQEVLAEEIPMLLLYGEVENTVYRPEKYDYWTTRYDHTKLDHPKLSYVIRPKK
- a CDS encoding redoxin family protein, encoding MKVLKKLFLGIMMLLMGTVAFGAEMDLSKVTLKDVNGMSYSFGKDGKPTYVKFWASWCPICLSGLEDIDNLSKEKKEFEVVTVVSPGLVGEKKTEDFKKWYKSLEYKNIKVLLDEKGELSKMLNVRVYPTSVVVNKAGKAEKVLPGHLEKAEIKKLFSSKMMMDDKGMKDTMMKDNHMMNDGKMKDDKMSMEKKTSM
- a CDS encoding ABC transporter permease; translation: MRIKEINLKLSYIFLFLILILAILPYFSFLKSGTVPSGAALVPPSKEHWFGTDDLGIDIFSEICYGAKSTIILSCLSALFAAVGGSIIGMVAGYFGDIFDEILLGIIDFFISVPDLLLMVVLGTFLGPSLKNIILSIVLVSWIMPAKITRSQILRMKQENYVKIAKIYGAGFIHLFLWHFWKPFFSIIMMSVIKLMNRAILAEAALSYLGLGDPLSKSWGMIITRAMDFPNIYLTEFWKWWLVYPVIFMVLMVLSIAIIGQKIERKIGGVYRIQ
- a CDS encoding response regulator transcription factor, coding for MYKLMIADDEPLIRRGIKQLIDLSSLQIGEIHEASTGEEALKVFEEFKPEIVLMDINMPKIDGLSVAKKIKSINPDTKIAIITGYNYFDYAQTAIKIGVEDYILKPISKSDVSEIIVKLVSSLQKERKDKEIEKVLEKITTVDTQDNIVKNNYKELIQNIIEESYTDSQFTLSVLSEKLDLSSGYLSIMFKKNFGIPFQDYLLQKRMEKAKLLLLTTELKNYEIAEQVGFEDVNYFITKFKKYYQITPKQYRETVLKNENE
- a CDS encoding cytochrome c biogenesis CcdA family protein: MLNTELFVGAVYVAGLLSFFSPCIFPLLPVYIGMLSTSGKKSIIKTLVFVIGLSTSFVLLGFGAGSIGSFLISKTFRIISGVIVIIFGIIQMEIVKIPFLERTKLVDIKGKEDDSIWGAFLLGFTFSLGWTPCVGPILASILFISSGGGNPYYGALMMFIYVLGLATPFVILSLSSKYVLTKVSTIKKHLGIMKKIGGLLIIIMGILLLTDKLSIFL
- a CDS encoding sensor histidine kinase encodes the protein MKMNNKPLNIKIGFYFLITNLVLVLLLGSIFYFSSSSLLIQKEISAKTEAIEKSGNYIELYMNKLTTLSQVISHDKGVYDYLKNKDESEKNRILNMIDNTLSTDPYIKSIILIRKDGAVISNEKNVNMEVSSDMMKEEWYVNSLMNPMPVLNPLRKQNFSLDGMDDWVISVSREIADTNGENLGVLLIDVKYQALHEYLQNQETGKNSDIVILDEDDRIVYYKEIPYDISQEKYLKNLKNIEEGYNRKENTVTVKYPIKNTHWTLIEISYMQEIESLKNHFFEMIVISCLASLLITVLISISVLRRITKPIKELEQHMNNFNNDLSKINLKGDVSIEILSLQNHFNEMIDKIKYLREYEINALYSQINPHFLYNTLDTIIWMAEFQDTEKVISITKALSNFFRISLSNGKEKIPLKEEINHIKEYLYIQKQRYEDKLEYKILIQEELENIEVPKIILQPFVENAIYHGIKNLDTTGIISIYSQIVENKIELIIEDNGIGFEAAKKQALMKMGGVGIKNVNKRIQYYYGEEYGAKMDSSFKTGARIIITLPYK
- a CDS encoding AlbA family DNA-binding domain-containing protein, with amino-acid sequence MTIEEMKNLIQNGEKIDVEFKESKEALIKDIFDSVCSFNNRNGGHIFLGVSDKKEIIGVNKNKIDKIIKEFTTSINNPQKIYPPLYLVPLVVEIDEKIIVYIRVPKGYQVCRHNGKIWDRSYEGDINITDNSELVYKMYARKQSSYFVNKVYPNLKIDFLDINIIEKVRKMAILRNQNHTWKNLNDEELLRSANLILIDPETNKEGITLAAILLFGKDNSIMSVLPQHKTDAIFRVENKDRYDDRDVIITNLIDSYDRLISFGQKHLNDLFVLDGIINVNARDRILREIISNTLAHRDYSSGFPAKMIIDDEKIIIENSNLAHGIGELDLQKFEPFPKNPPISKVFREIGLADELGSGMRNTYKYTQLYSGMKPIFEEGNIFRTIIPLKEIATEKVGGENVPRNVPRNVSRNVPQKSIEEMKEIMKEIIKKNNRVSRKYLAEILGVSEKTITRYIKEIPNLFYIGKGKNGYWKLDEE
- a CDS encoding ATP-dependent nuclease, which encodes MQLLKVQIKNWQTFSDVSLECKDFLVFIGASSTGKSSFMKALLYFFQARNLHDGDIRNPNLPLEIIGTLKGEKGHIYQLRILNNPYQSTRYFIKNHISKHEKDNRSWEEIEEKDYKKQVSEVSIFYVPAFMKVSYLNYLVEKLFQKENLKKYYKHYKKFKNSINKKMSFGYYRHIFIEFLQEIIKKEKSHTFWENSILLWEEPEFYLNPQQERACYDALLQNTKLGLIAVVSTNSSRFIELENYQSLCIFRRIKEDVEIYQYSGNLFSGDEVTVFNMNYWINPDRSEIFFAKKVILVEGQTDKIVLSYLAKNLGIFNYDYSIVECGSKSSIPQFIRLLNAFHIPYVAVYDKDNHYWRNETELENSTLKNKMIQKLVWKKLGEWIEFENDIEEEIYDESRDKKNYKNKPFYALETVINSNYIVPKRLEEKVRKIFEEIK
- a CDS encoding ABC transporter permease, with amino-acid sequence MKKKYIVLFFILLTIHFILPRIMKADPFVFLSSDGTEVASYTEEEILKYKQYYGLDMPLWRQYLNYLLGIFTGNLGYSIYFKEKVITLIFSRLVWTAGIVVFSLCISSVFGLFLGSFSAWNYQRKIDTILYQGMVIISEIPSFLIANMILMFFIIKWKILPTAGGITPFIKIEFSWSFILDIIKHAILPSLTLTFLRLPDFYFISRSAMLQQIQKKYVETAQAKSLGDIYILMRHCLPNAINPIMTRFLLSIQTMFNATLIVENVFKYPGIGKLIRDAVFYRDYLLLQGIFLVITIFILSISLLGENFYQAIEKRKEL
- the msrB gene encoding peptide-methionine (R)-S-oxide reductase MsrB, with the translated sequence MYLAGGCFWGVEAYMEKIYGVIDATSGYANGKTKNPKYQDLHTSGHAETVHVRYDASKVSLSTLLKYYFKIIDPTSVNKQGNDRGSQYRTGIYYVNQNDKSVIQDEIKEQQKKYSQKIVVEVLPLKEYYLAEEYHQDYLKKNPNGYCHIDLSKADDIIVDEKKYPKLSEKELKMKLNSKQYEVTQNGDTERAFQNDYWDFFDKGIYVDITTGEPLFSSTDKYASQCGWPSFVKPIVPEVVTYHNDTSFNMIRTEVRSRSGKAHLGHVFDDGPKDRGGKRYCINSAAIQFIPYAEIEAKGYGYLLPLVK